The genome window CCCGGGCCCTTCGAATTAATATTTATCTTTTCAGTGCCATGCAATTTAttgatataatttatacagggGTGCATTGCAAAGAACTCTGTCCCCATCACAAGAGCAAGCTGATGCATCCTCAACAATTTCCTTGCCACTTTCCAATCCCTCAACTCCTGAATCCTCTGCATAGCGGCTTTAGAGTGGAAATTCATTGGCGACCAGAAGTAGATGCATCCAAAAGATGTTTGGACGATtgtgctcgttgtgaaattaTGCGTACTCTTGTATGTTTGCTCTTCAGCCGGTCGATATATGGCAAGCCTGACAGGTTATACTGTGCTCGACAACTAATTCTAAACTTAAAAAGTATCCTTTCATAAAGGATAGTGGATTGGGGGGAATAGGATATGTAAGTCGTATACCATACAGTTGGTAATTTccggggggcaaaatatttgtggttgaaCACTGGACCACAAATGTTTCTTCTTTTTTTAGCAATCTCGTGGGAAAATAAAATGGTGGAGCATATCCGTAACGAAATAAAAATGATCACAAAAAACGCTCGGGTTCATCCTCAGATGTGGAAGTGTTAAACGCTTTAGACTGACTTACATTGAGGCGTTACATCCATCTGGGGTGAAAGAGCTTGAAGACTCGTCCAGCACCAACACACATATTTCTGCTATTATACTCAATACTGTTGCCTTGGACGAAATCAACTATCAAACCAGGCGCCTTTTCATTTTGCATGAAGCACGCGAGATGTTCAGAATATCTTCGAACAATGGCCAGCACTCAGGTGCGAAGCATTGGTGAGGATGTGTTGACATTTAATTCATTGTAGTTAATTTTACAGGTTGAACTTCAGCTTATAACAGGTGATGAGGACTGCAAAtccaactttctctccaaatGGAAAACGTATTATCTGACTCTTCTGCGGTATGTTAGGCACAGAGGAAGCAAATAAGTGCATGCTTGTGCTTTCAGCAAGTTTGCTCAATATTATtctttcaatataattatgtagatgcTGTTAGTGTGTGAGTTGAAAGTGCTGGGATTAGCAGTGAGGGCAAAGAGGCCAGACTGTATTGCCTTACATAAGGAGTATACAACTCAGTGAGAAATTTTTCTGCTATgccttaataataattacgcATTTTTATACGATGCAAGCGTGGATGTATGCAGTTGCTATATAGTGCTCTTTCATGTATGCAGTGCAGTACATGTTGACTGGTTTCCCAGGATGCCTTATGTAATTCAGAAATCAGATGCACCCCTAAGAATTGCCGCTATGGTAGgagatcagaggaggtacgacaacaTCACGTGCGTGGAAATGGAATTTCAGTCAACAGCAGTAAAAAGTACTGTATAATGCATGTGGTCTGAATGATAACGGCCACGCCCACCACCAGCATCTTTGCTGCACTTTAATTGACATTCCACAGTACGCATGCACGTGATGTTGTTGTACCTCCTCCGGTATATAGGTGGATGAGAAGGTGCAATACTTCACATTTGTGGAGCAAGCTGTTGTTTTTGAAGTTTCTTTACTCCCTATAAATTATTGCTCTGTTTCTCATGTTTTCATGCTATTATGCATAATATCATGTTCAATATCCTAAAGCATTGGGCTTATTTTATTTTTTGGGTCACCCCAGCCCATACTTAGCTATTATGTCGGATATCAATAATCACTTTTTAGTTGTTTACCCATGCCGCACCACTGATAGTATTTCACTGTAAATGTTCTATTAGGTATTATACAACCTATAGCTATCTCACAGTTGAACTTGTTGAACACATGGGTGGGGGGGGGCTTCACCAAGGTATATTGTCACTATATATACCCCCTTTATGGctggggacgggcacgcccatctagggTTTTGCAACCTATATATCTGATGCACTGTACCTGATGGTTAGAGCCgagctagcctcgaatccaggccgattaaaatacgtattttaatcggcctggtctcgaggctagagcCGAGCATGCATGGTTCAAAGTGTTGCAACTTACTAGAGTTAAAATTGCTGTGCATGGCTAGATTTAACCAGTGTAAGTGTGTTGCAACCAAGTGACGGTTGAATTAGCTGGAGACGGTCAGTGTGATGTTAGGGTGTTGTAACcagtttattatgcctcggtacgcatgcgcaaacgaggtacattgtatatatattaaGTAACTGGAGTATGGTAGATCTAACCAGTGTAATGTTAGGGTGTTGCAACCATGCATCTAATTAACTAACAACTACATCAGTTActttacctataattatacacacaatgaTTGTGATTTGAAGCCAACCCATTTTGGGGGGTTATTGTGATAGTGCCCAACAATGACTATTGTACACACGCTAACTTCATAATAATGCACTGATAGATCACTATACAGTCAGCAAAGTTTCTTTACATAACATATAATTGCTTTGTGGGGCTCTTCCACATCTTTGAAGAGAAATGAATTTGTTGTCGTGTCAACGTAAGTTGCATAACACACTTCTTTCACCTTTTCAAACCCTTGCTTCTCATAAAGTTGCTGGGTGTAAGCGCTTGTGCAAACTACTCCAGCAAAAGTGTGGCCATGATTGACAGCATGATCTAGACTTCGCTTGACTAACTCCGTTGCAATTCCCTTTTTTTTGTAATCAGAAAGCACACAAACTGCATACAACTCCAATATCTTGTCTTCTTGATACGTTGTTAATATTTGCTTGGAATCCATTGCACAATTAAACAAAGGCCAGGCTAAAGCCCATTCTCTTGACCACCCACGTTGAATATACTCATCAAAGGTTGGTACAGCATCGGTAAAATCTGCTACTGACTGAGAACGACAGATTCTAATGctaaccattaatttttacccGTTATTTCGTCCACTGCACACCAAGACAAACCTTGCTTCAAGCAATCAAGAGTTATTTGGCTGTCTGGGCCTGTCGGTATAGTGCATCCAACAGCCTTCAGTAGTGGATCATAGGGTAGATAGCATGTATTGTAAAGCTCAATTGCTTCTTGACACAGCTCTGGAGTAGTAATAAGCTGATATGTTATTGCCATCATTGATATATATCTGTAGTCTCAGCAGCCTGAATCAGCTGCCCTTCTTTAATTGGGAAGACCATAGACCATAGATCTAGATTGGAAGACTGTCTGAGCATGCCCTTTTTGCTAATGAGTGAGTTACTCCCCTATTGCCTCGcgtcataattaatttatcaTCAAGTTTCACGGAGGAATTGTGAGTGTACGGAGAAAGAAGAGAATATACGGAAGCACAACACCAAAACTTGCtctcctagctagctaaaagacTACAAACGATCATATAGTACTCCACAATAGTTATAAATAATGCCTAGCTATATCCTGTGACATAAGAAAACGAATAGCATAGTCATTGTTGAAGAAATGAGCTATAAACTTACAGTGTAAGAGTTTGTTGCGCTTTCTATGGCTCCTGTGTTAATGTAACACTTATAGTAGATACTAAGATTGATAAACTAGTAGAAAATGCCTCTTGGAGAGACTCCAGAAGAGATAAACACAAAGAACAGTAAAATAGCGCTGACGGTGCATAAAAATACCTGCTGAGTCAACACAAATATCATGTgggcgtgacatcctgtcatgctgcaggaatgcaatacgggAGTAACTCGACTCTCATtagcaaaaggtcaacctatgtGGTACCTCCGGCTTCCAGCTCTGATAGATCTGATAGCTCTGAAAGATCTCTGGTAGAGATCTATATatatcctatatatatacataattataccggtaTAGTCGTGTGTCTTCCTCCTCTGATCTGACAAATGATCTGATGGCAGGTAGCCAGTACAATGGGCAATCAATTTACAGTATCTTGGAGGAGAGATATTACAATCTGACATGCCCAGTCTCAGCTGCAAGTCACACGGTGCATACAAGACTGTACCAAACTGCAAAATGGTCGAATTCGGAGTCCCTGGCCAACAAAACAGAGTCAGTTCATGGATCTGTCTTCAACATTgaattctctccagtagaCGACCTGGCATTAACTGTGTGCTCTAATAGAGCTATTCTATCCTACGATCCAAGGTTGAGTTCGTCCAAACCAATCCATGCACTTCGAAATGCTCACGATGATGCTGTAAACTGTTTAACATTTATCGATCATCATTCATTTGCAACTTGTTCGGACGACAAAACCATTCGGATTTGGGATCTACGACAGCTCAAGTATAGTATAGCAGTGCTACAAGGCCACCAAAACTGGGTCAAGAACATTGAATATGACAAGAACTCAGGACGTCTGTTTAGTGTTGCTTTGTACGATGGAGTGAGGGAGTGGAAGATGGACAAAATGTGCGATTATACGAGTGAACAGTGCGATAATCTCGTCTTTGAAATAATTGACCCTGTTCGAATGAGGCTCTCCCCCAACGGCAATAAGATGTTTATCAGTGAGCGAGACAATAAGTGTACGGTCATAGACCATTTCAATGGAACATGTCTCAAAGATATAGCTCCTATCGTTAAAGATCTCCGTGACAACATTTACCAGTCGGGCACCTACAAGCTGGGGTGCAATCGACCGTCAATGTACACAATGAGTGAACGAAAAGGAGATAGTTCATATCGATCAATCATGTCAGCATGTTTCTTTCCTTATGGTGAATTTATCGGACTGAGGCATATTGACATTAGAAATAACCAATTTCTGTGTGAAAACTTAACTCTTTTTGACCTAAGACAAGACGTCTACAAGCCAAAATATTCATCTAAAGACTGTCAAAGGAAATATTTGAAGTATGCTGATGAAACTTCACCTCGAGAGTCGTTGGACATTATCAAAGAGATTTCTGTGAGCAAAGATGGTCGAATAATTGCGTCTCCATTTGATAGGGGTGTTCGACTACTGGCTATTGATGAGCAAGCTACACCTCCAGACTTATTTTTTGATGATCGATATCACAGCTCATACAAGGAACAGAGCACTCTTGATCTTCACGCCATGCAGACTATGACTGGGCACAAGAGAGCAGTACTGACTTGTAAGTTTGCTAACAATGATTTATTGCTAGCTACAGGTTGCCTTGACGGACACATTCTTTTTCATAAACCTCGTTTCTAAAGTAGAATGTTTGTTTTATCATGtgaattactataattatgtagacgtATAAGTGTGCACTTTTCACCTCTTCTAGTTTTGTGTGACAACTTTAATAATCTTACGGTGAAGAGTGTtagtgtatagtgtataattaattgtctATAGTTTGAGGTAATTTGCATCAATTATCACTTTTCACCTCTTTTGGTTAATAAATGTGATCTTCTTTAATCAgtgttaccaggagtgcatattcatgcactcctggtattagtgtatagtgtatatatcTAGTTTGAGTACGTAATGTCTGTTAAAAGTAACAAGGTAGCACTAATTAATGGGGTCTAGTACGAGAGTGTTCTCTGCGCAAAAACAATCAAGGAGATTTATAGCCGGAAGAAGGCTAATCCGTGAACAAGCCCGTGGCCAATTTTATGGTAAGCTACAGTACAACATTTATTTTCTGCGGCtaattgtatatacacagaggaggtcggacatatACAAATTTATGTTATATTATTCTTACATGGCTTGTTTTGCTCTCAAGCATTacttttgttgtttttgtgtggacttaattatatacctacagggtttcatctagtgggggggcagggggtgaaccttcccctcAAAAATGTTGAGAATAAGGACATTATCACGTTAGTCACCTCCTATAGATGGAACCCTGACCTATGCATATTCACTGACTCACTATAGCAACCATGTATCAGTGCAGCAAAGAGCAGGCTGCTCAGTGGGAACCTCTGGCATGGGTGGAAAATTCAGCAACCTCACCTCGAGCCTAAGCAATTATCGAGAATGTTAAGAGAGATTGACATTGACCACCTGATCATTTACGATGCATCTGACGTCAATGAACGTTATGTGCAGTGAGctgatgacataattatgttatggcTTGTATTTAATTCTAGCTTTTAAAAGTTTTGATATTCCGGTTTTAAGTATCATAGGCACGAGCatgttataatattatgtagaaAATTATGTGTGTCAAATAAATATTTCTGATCATCCCCTCACATTCAATCATACCTCACCACGTCTAATTGAAGCGTTCAGAGCTGATCGAGCTCAGTGAGCCGCAATACTATGCAGCTCCACACCTCCTATCATTCAATATACAGCTGCAAAATACatataaacaaacaaactatagAGCTATAATTCAGAAATGAGATTTATGAAAAAGAATGTGTCCATCAAGGCaacctatagctagcaataAATCATTGTTAGCAAACTTACAAGCCTGTACTTCATTATTGTGCCCAGTCAGAGTCTGCATAGTGTAGAAATCAAGGGTGCTCTGTTCCTTGTATGAGCTGTGATATTGATCATCAAAAAATAAATCAGGAGGCGTAGCTTGCTCGTCAATAGCCAGTAGTCAAACACCCCCCTCATGCGGAGATGCAATTATTCGGTCATCTTTGCTCACACAAATCTCTTTAATGTCTAACGACCTTTTTCCTTAGTGTACTTCAAGTACTTTTTTTGACAGTCTTTAGATGAATATTTTGGCTTGTAGACGTCTTGCCTGAGGTCAAGTAAAGATAAATTCTCCCTCATTATGTCATCTCTAAAATCATTATCAGTATGCCTCAGTCCGATGAATTCACCACAGTGAAAGAAAAATGGTGATTTGATTGATCGATTTGTATCTGAAGCCGTTCCTCTTTGCTCACTCATTGTGTAAATTGATGGTCGATTATATCTCCTGTCAATGTTAGTGTAAAAAAATTATCACGGAGATCTTTAATGACAGGAGCAATGTCGTTGAGATAGTTTCCATTGAAATGGTCTATGACCGTACATGTATTGTCATGCTCACCGATAAACATCTTATTGCTGTTGGGGGAGAGCCTCATTTGAACAGGTAAATTCATTTCGAAGACGAGATTATCGTACTGTTCACTCGTATAATCGCACATTTTGTCCATCTTCCACTCCCTCACTCCATCGTACAAACCAACACTAAACAGACGTCCTGAGTTCTTGTCATATTCGATGTTCTTGACCCAGTTTTTGTGGCCTTGTAGCACTGCTATACTGTACTTGAGCTGTCGTAAGTCCCAAATTCTAATTGTTTTGTCGTCCGAACAAGTTGCAAATGTAAGAGGATCAATAAATGTTAAACAGTTTACAGCATCATCGTGAGCATTTTGAAGTGCATGGATTGGTTTGGATGAGCTCAGCCTTGAATCGTAGCAGAGAATAGCTCTATTAGAGCACACAGTTAATGCCAGGTTGtctactggagagaattcAATGTTGTAGATAGCCCCAAAATCTGACTCTGTTTTGTTGGCCAGGGACTCTGAATTCAACCAGTTAGTAGTTTGGTACAGTCTTGTATTCACCGTGTGACTTATAGCTGAGACTGGGCATGTCAGATTGTAGCAACTTTCCTCCAAAATATTATAAACTGAATGTGTACTGGCTAGTACCTATATACCTGCCATAGTTGCTGCTGCTTAGCTAGCTCGGCTCTGCTGTTGTGGGTGGGGCTCTTTGTGAGTTTCCATAATATCTCTGCGCATCGAGGGGTCCGCAACGGGCCAAAATTCTGTACGAGATTCTGGaatcttaattaattaaagatTCCAACGAGATTCCGAGATTCATTCAAGATTCCAGAGATTCCATTCAAGATTGCAAGATTTCTAGAAGATTTCAAGATTCCAAGATTTCTAGAAGATTTCAAGACTCCATTCAAGATTCCTACAAGACTTTTGGCTAGTCCTGG of Halichondria panicea chromosome 9, odHalPani1.1, whole genome shotgun sequence contains these proteins:
- the LOC135341802 gene encoding DDB1- and CUL4-associated factor 10-like, translating into MAGSQYNGQSIYSILEERYYNLTCPVSAASHTVHTRLYQTAKWSNSESLANKTESVHGSVFNIEFSPVDDLALTVCSNRAILSYDPRLSSSKPIHALRNAHDDAVNCLTFIDHHSFATCSDDKTIRIWDLRQLKYSIAVLQGHQNWVKNIEYDKNSGRLFSVALYDGVREWKMDKMCDYTSEQCDNLVFEIIDPVRMRLSPNGNKMFISERDNKCTVIDHFNGTCLKDIAPIVKDLRDNIYQSGTYKLGCNRPSMYTMSERKGDSSYRSIMSACFFPYGEFIGLRHIDIRNNQFLCENLTLFDLRQDVYKPKYSSKDCQRKYLKYADETSPRESLDIIKEISVSKDGRIIASPFDRGVRLLAIDEQATPPDLFFDDRYHSSYKEQSTLDLHAMQTMTGHKRAVLTCKFANNDLLLATGCLDGHILFHKPRF
- the LOC135341233 gene encoding DDB1- and CUL4-associated factor 10-like, with translation VLASTHSVYNILEESCYNLTCPVSAISHTVNTRLYQTTNWLNSESLANKTESDFGAIYNIEFSPVDNLALTVCSNRAILCYDSRLSSSKPIHALQNAHDDAVNCLTFIDPLTFATCSDDKTIRIWDLRQLKYSIAVLQGHKNWVKNIEYDKNSGRLFSVGLYDGVREWKMDKMCDYTSEQYDNLVFEMNLPVQMRLSPNSNKMFIGEHDNTCTVIDHFNGNYLNDIAPVIKDLRDNFFTLTLTGDIIDHQFTQLLAIDEQATPPDLFFDDQYHSSYKEQSTLDFYTMQTLTGHNNEVQACKFANNDLLLAIGCLDGHILFHKSHF